taaaagagaaaaaattgtaatttctAGACCATATGAAATCACCGTAATTTAATGTGATGATAGATTTTAGGTGtgtttgaattttgattatttttgtgattataattaaaaaaaaagttgtttcataaaaattatttttactttgtttaatACAttaaagtgtttggttaaaactaaatatacatatataatttaaatttaaataatccgtaaaaaatattaaattatccaCCGAAACCAGACATATCTTTGTCCTtaggaaaaatagaaaatttaaatttcaagagTGGACTGAGGGGgtgatttcaaaattaaaaacgaCATTGGATTTGGAATCGGAAACAGCGTTCCGATAACACTGGTCAAAATTTGTATGGGTTGTCCAGATCAGAAACCAAGACTCAAAGCATCAATTCCAGCGATGGAATCAAAAGCcgctccttttttcttttctttattttctttgttgttctgcCTATAAATATACTGTTCCAAACGCGATCATGAACTAGCAAAAATCGTTACAAGATCTGTGTTTTCAAGTCGAAACATTCTCTGTAATCTTTACAACACTCTCGCTCCTTCTCAATCCCTGAGTCTGGTCTTCCCGTTCTCTCTCGAGTCTCAAATCAAACGTCTATGGAGGAAAACAACAATAGAGAGTCATTAATAAACCGTAACAATAAGTTATCTCGAAGTCAATCACATGCGTACGATGAATTGAAAAGCTTCAGATCATACCTTCGATGGATGTGCGTAGACCAATCAAGCATGGCAACAGCATGTCTATCATGGGCCATGTTCGTTTTGTTTGGCCTTGTGGTGCCTGCAACATCACATTTCATGCTGGCTTGTTCCAGTTGTGATAGCAGGCATGGAAGGCCTTACGACAGTGTCGTGCAATTGTCATTGAGTAGCGTTGCCACTCTCTCCTTTGTTTGTTTATCAAGATTTGTCAGAAAGTATGGCCTGAGGAGGTTCTTGTTCTTTGATAAGCTTTGGGATGAGAGCGAGACGGTCAGAAGAGGCTACACCAATCAGCTCAATGTATGTTTATCTATCTCTATCTAGTTATGTGTCAAATCTTTGAGATTTTTTGGAGTATATTTTTACTGTTCGGGGGATACTtaattctcttttcttctctcttctggGCAGAGGGAACGGGAACTCAATTGTTGATAGTTTTGagaattcaattcatttttgaaatagttttccatttttcttaaaCCAGTTAACAGGAATGAACTATTGTTGAGTTATTCCAAAATCACAGCGATGATCTAACCTAGGAGTAAGGATTCTTTGCTTCTCAATCACACAAAAttccatgaaaatgaaaatcaacTCCATGAAAATGCACAGATTGGTGATGAAAGTGTTTGCTGGAGCTCTAGATTGTTATgagcaaaaagaaagaagaaaaaagaacccCGTTGCCTAAAAAATCCAACGTTGTCTTTCTAAAGCAAAGGATCTGTAAGTGATCGTTAGACATTAGAAGAAGAGTAGATTaccacatataaaataaaaaacttaagtttttttcaGCTTTAAGTGGCCGTTCTTTCAGAACTAGCAGCTCTTTCTTTAATATACAAGAGGAGAAATTCATATTTAGGGTAGACTGGTCAGTCACATGCTCGCCTCAGGATATAGATTTTGTATAGCCTCACATCATGATCTATCTGACGAAGAGCGCATCAAGTCCATTTGGACTGAGCAAGGTTTATTATGGGCTGAATTCCTCTTTGCAAAACATGTTCGAGAGTTTTCATCTGAATGATGAATCCAATCTCCTTGTCTAGTCATCATCTTGCCACGATGACTTTACTTTATTCTTTTGGAACATTGCAGAACATCCATTATGCTAATTTTCTTTACAACTTGTTGCGTGGATCCCTTTTTGCTTGTAGAAGTATTTAAATGGTGGAGAGAAAAGATTCTCAAAGAATTATTTGTCCAATGCCACGCCTTAACTCCCATCTGATGCCTTCACTATTACGATCGTCTACTGGATTTTAATATGCAGGACAATTAAtatggaaaggaaaaaacaatttacgCTATTCTAAATGTGGCACATAATGCTCTTCTACATTTTACTCTGGTAAAATCTTTAGTTAAAACATGTGATGTTCTTATTTTTCCTGCAGCGTTCATTGAAGCTTCTGTTGATCTTTGTCATTCCATGCTTTGTAGCAGAATGTGCATACAAGATATGGTGGTATGCATCTGGCGCTTCACAAATCCCATTCTTGGGCAATGTGGTCCTTAGCGACACTGTAGCTTGCGTAATGGAATTGTGCTCTTGGCTTTATCGTACATTAGTAATCTTCTTAGTGTGCGTTCTATTCCATCTGATATGTCACCTCCAGATCCTACGGCTCCAGGACTTCGCTCGAGTCTTCCAAGTGGACTCTGATGTGGGTTCTGTATTGTCGGAGCACTTCAGGATCAGAAGGCACTTGAGGATCATCAGCCATCGCTACCGTAGATTTGTTCTATGCTCCTTGATTTTGATCACTGGGAGCCAGTTTGCTTCATTGCTCATAACAACTAAGGCTCATGCTGTTGTTGACATTTATAGAGCTGGAGAGCTTGCGGTATGAATTCTCTCCCCTGTGATGATGAATAGTAGTTCTAAAAACCTGCAATTGAGGAAATATTCACTAATTAAACTAGCTTTTGCTAGTAATATGGATGACAAAAGCACTTTTATTGCAAGGGGTAAAGTAATGAATGCCATAGTGTCAACTAATAAGAATGATATGTGTCTGTTCTGTTTATGGCAGCTCTGCTCTATAACTCTTGTCACGGGGCTCCTCATAATATTGCGCACTGCAACAAAAATCACACACAAGGCACAAGCTGTTACTAGCCTAGCAGCCAAGTGGCATATTTGTGCAACACTAGACACATTTGATTCAACCGAGGGTGAAACTCCAAGGCATGATAGTGGCCAAGTCTTTCCAGTTGTGGGCACTGACGGGGAATCAGATGGAGATGATGCtggtgatgaagaagatgaattgGACAATTCTAAGTTGATCCCAGCCTACGCTTATAGTACCATCTCATTCCAGAAGAGACAAGCTTTAGGTATGTATTACACGCTATGCACCAAAAATCTTCATAACCATGTAATTTAGACTTTGAGAATGTGCAGAAACACCAAATAACATCATATGATGTCTGAGGGGAGAAAAGTGATTTAAAATGGACTATCGTAGTCAGTTCTAGAAAAAAGTTAGCGGGATAAAAGCAAAATTTAGGTAAGGATCAATGATATAATGGTGGCTAAGATCAGATGATAACACGAGTCAAATTCTAGGTGGGCTAACTTCAACTTTCTCTGAGAAACGATAATTTTTCGTTGAATTTGCATGCAATGGGTTGATTATTCTTTGTGATCGAATCCCATCTGATCagatttatatcttcatttcTAATTGCAGTGACCTACTTT
This genomic interval from Populus alba chromosome 1, ASM523922v2, whole genome shotgun sequence contains the following:
- the LOC118056841 gene encoding uncharacterized protein; protein product: MEENNNRESLINRNNKLSRSQSHAYDELKSFRSYLRWMCVDQSSMATACLSWAMFVLFGLVVPATSHFMLACSSCDSRHGRPYDSVVQLSLSSVATLSFVCLSRFVRKYGLRRFLFFDKLWDESETVRRGYTNQLNRSLKLLLIFVIPCFVAECAYKIWWYASGASQIPFLGNVVLSDTVACVMELCSWLYRTLVIFLVCVLFHLICHLQILRLQDFARVFQVDSDVGSVLSEHFRIRRHLRIISHRYRRFVLCSLILITGSQFASLLITTKAHAVVDIYRAGELALCSITLVTGLLIILRTATKITHKAQAVTSLAAKWHICATLDTFDSTEGETPRHDSGQVFPVVGTDGESDGDDAGDEEDELDNSKLIPAYAYSTISFQKRQALVTYFENNRAGITVYGFTLDRSTLHSIFGFELALVLWLLGKTIGIS